One genomic segment of Vulpes vulpes isolate BD-2025 chromosome 2, VulVul3, whole genome shotgun sequence includes these proteins:
- the FAM229A gene encoding protein FAM229A: MQPPLDARAVARRRHLPGSAWTRASSRAQGRATASRPGPASASGRAPPGPDMSAQEPPQGRRFPIEAGDSPGLAAAPESQDSPEPVATEHNPVRPLRRCPGCHCLTLLHVPIDVYLAMGGSPRARAT; the protein is encoded by the exons ATGCAGCCGCCCCTCGACGCCCGGGCCGTGGCGCGCCGCAGACACCTGCCCGGCTCCGCCTGGACCCGAGCGTCCTCCCGCGCCCAGGGTCGGGCAACTGCTTCCCGCCCGGGACCGGCCTCGGCCTCCGGCAG AGCGCCCCCGGGCCCGGACATGAGTGCCCAGGAGCCCCCGCAGGGTCGGAGATTCCCCATTGAGGCCGGAGACTCCCCTGGCCTTGCCGCCGCCCCCGAGTCCCAGGACAGCCCGGAGCCGGTAGCCACGGAGCACAACCCGGTCAG GCCGCTTCGACGCTGCCCGGGCTGCCACTGCCTGACGCTGCTGCACGTGCCCATCGACGTCTACCTGGCCATGGGCGGGAGCCCCCGGGCCCGCGCCACCTGA